The following proteins come from a genomic window of Pyxidicoccus sp. MSG2:
- a CDS encoding response regulator, whose amino-acid sequence MRRYLLLDDNRAFAENLAEILRDEGHQAVVVTSGDEALRLARTTRFDALLTDMRMPGMSGADAVHHLRRVDPGLAAVVVTAYPREDDLETARREGLLAVLPKPVPIPTLVGLLSGARRDGLVVLVEDDPALSDNLGEVLRARGFSCVTAASVLDTDRIACLEPFAALVDLRLPGGPDGEALRRLRERFPHLPIFIMTAYPDVAPMEGAAGVFSKPFDTGVLVDALETAHAARPTRVP is encoded by the coding sequence ATGCGTCGGTACCTTCTGCTGGATGACAACCGCGCCTTCGCGGAGAACCTCGCGGAAATCCTCCGCGACGAGGGCCACCAGGCCGTCGTCGTCACCAGCGGTGACGAGGCCCTGCGCCTGGCACGCACCACGCGCTTCGACGCGCTGCTGACGGACATGCGCATGCCCGGCATGAGCGGTGCGGACGCGGTGCACCACCTGCGCCGGGTGGACCCGGGGCTGGCCGCGGTGGTCGTCACCGCCTACCCCCGCGAGGATGATTTGGAGACGGCGCGCCGCGAGGGGCTGCTCGCGGTGCTGCCCAAGCCCGTGCCCATTCCCACGCTGGTGGGGCTCTTGTCCGGCGCCCGGCGCGACGGGCTGGTGGTGCTGGTGGAGGACGACCCCGCGCTGAGCGACAACCTCGGCGAGGTGCTGCGCGCGCGGGGCTTCTCGTGCGTGACGGCGGCCTCGGTGCTGGACACGGACCGCATCGCCTGCCTGGAGCCCTTTGCAGCGCTGGTGGACCTGCGGCTGCCCGGTGGCCCGGATGGAGAGGCGCTGCGGCGGCTGCGCGAGCGCTTCCCGCACCTGCCCATCTTCATCATGACCGCCTATCCGGACGTGGCACCGATGGAGGGGGCGGCGGGCGTGTTCTCGAAACCCTTCGACACCGGCGTGCTGGTGGATGCGCTGGAGACGGCGCACGCCGCGCGCCCCACCCGTGTCCCATGA
- a CDS encoding TetR/AcrR family transcriptional regulator, with protein MTDDARQSAPNPDFVARKPQQQRAKVRVDAVLQAAEELLLESGLSAFSIPTLAERLEYPRSTIYKFFPTPQALLNELAERQLGALEAHLTSYAQSLTRAKDWQEPITRMVHAAADFYRTHPAAQVVLLTGPVSDVSFRALESTIARLGTLARNLLATRGIDIPQGSPDIAALAVEFGTASLRTSFYLHGRMTNEYTQAAADVMQSFLAMRLGLPLR; from the coding sequence ATGACTGACGATGCGCGTCAATCCGCCCCCAACCCAGATTTCGTGGCGCGCAAGCCGCAGCAGCAGCGCGCCAAGGTCCGGGTCGATGCCGTGCTCCAGGCGGCGGAGGAACTGCTGCTCGAATCAGGGCTTTCGGCCTTCTCGATCCCGACGCTGGCGGAACGTCTCGAGTACCCTCGATCGACGATCTACAAGTTCTTTCCGACCCCCCAGGCCCTGCTCAACGAGCTCGCGGAGCGCCAACTCGGGGCGCTGGAAGCGCACCTGACGAGCTATGCCCAAAGCCTCACGAGGGCCAAGGACTGGCAGGAACCGATCACGCGCATGGTTCATGCGGCGGCGGACTTCTACCGCACGCATCCGGCGGCGCAGGTCGTCCTGCTGACCGGGCCGGTCTCGGATGTGAGCTTTCGCGCGCTCGAATCCACGATCGCGCGCCTCGGCACGCTCGCGCGCAACCTGCTCGCGACGCGCGGCATCGATATCCCGCAGGGGTCGCCAGACATCGCAGCGCTGGCGGTGGAGTTCGGCACCGCGAGCCTACGTACGTCCTTCTACCTTCATGGCCGCATGACGAACGAATACACCCAGGCCGCGGCCGACGTGATGCAGTCATTCCTGGCAATGCGGCTGGGATTGCCGCTGCGCTGA
- a CDS encoding sensor histidine kinase — MAETLLEELKRYVGFGEADERALIALHAIAKPHFARIARVFYDRILEHEGARQALEGGESQVGHLRGTLEIWMSQLMSGPWDEAYYELRCRIGRMHVRISLPQHYMFGAMNVLRQELNAVIDEAYLRQPEQLRDARVALGKILDLELAIMLHTYREDLLAQQARNERLSTFGQLVGSIGHELRNPLGVIETSLYILKSRPGAVDERTTKHLGRIGEQVGIANRIVSDLLDMIRDRPLQRQEVWLDEVWQEALTAVQRPESVTVREEGLTSLPPVQGDAGQLRQVFVNLLDNAVQALEESGGSVSLSASAPEPGMAELVLEDSGPGVSDAIRRRLFEPLMTTKTRGIGLGLPLVKRILERHGGTIAYVPCEGTGARFVIRLPLMPAEDANASVPSAG, encoded by the coding sequence ATGGCGGAAACCCTGCTCGAGGAATTGAAGCGTTACGTGGGCTTCGGCGAGGCGGACGAGCGCGCGCTCATCGCCCTGCATGCCATCGCGAAGCCGCACTTCGCCCGCATCGCCCGCGTCTTCTACGACCGCATCCTGGAGCACGAAGGCGCGCGCCAGGCGCTGGAGGGCGGCGAGAGCCAGGTGGGCCACCTCCGCGGCACGCTGGAAATCTGGATGAGCCAGCTCATGAGCGGCCCCTGGGACGAGGCCTACTACGAGCTGCGCTGCCGCATCGGCCGCATGCACGTGCGCATCTCCCTGCCGCAGCACTACATGTTCGGCGCGATGAACGTCCTGAGGCAGGAGCTCAACGCCGTCATCGACGAGGCCTACCTGCGCCAGCCGGAGCAGCTGCGGGACGCGCGCGTGGCGCTCGGGAAGATCCTGGATCTGGAGCTGGCCATCATGCTCCACACCTACCGCGAGGACCTGCTCGCGCAGCAGGCGCGCAACGAGCGGCTGTCCACCTTCGGCCAGCTCGTGGGCTCCATCGGCCACGAGCTGCGCAACCCGCTCGGCGTCATCGAGACGTCGCTCTACATCCTCAAGAGCCGCCCCGGCGCGGTGGACGAGCGCACCACCAAGCACCTGGGCCGTATCGGCGAGCAGGTGGGCATCGCCAACCGCATCGTCTCCGATCTGCTCGATATGATTCGGGACCGGCCGCTGCAACGGCAGGAGGTGTGGCTGGACGAGGTGTGGCAGGAGGCGCTCACCGCCGTGCAGCGGCCGGAGTCCGTCACCGTGCGCGAGGAGGGGCTCACCTCGCTCCCGCCGGTGCAGGGAGACGCGGGCCAGCTGCGCCAGGTGTTCGTCAACCTGTTGGACAACGCGGTGCAGGCCCTGGAGGAGTCGGGCGGCAGCGTGTCGCTGTCCGCCAGTGCGCCCGAGCCGGGCATGGCGGAGCTGGTGCTGGAGGACTCCGGCCCCGGGGTGAGTGACGCCATCCGCCGCCGCCTCTTCGAGCCGCTGATGACGACGAAGACGCGAGGCATCGGCCTCGGGTTGCCGCTCGTCAAGCGCATCCTGGAGCGGCACGGCGGCACCATCGCCTACGTGCCGTGCGAGGGCACCGGGGCGCGCTTCGTGATTCGACTTCCCCTCATGCCCGCGGAGGACGCGAATGCGTCGGTACCTTCTGCTGGATGA
- a CDS encoding sensor histidine kinase — protein MSEPGPKPPPTILVVDDNAAFLDNLHELLGDAGYAVRGASSCRAARECAAEGFDVALVDLRLPDGDGTALAAELKEGSPDSEVVLLTGFATLETAVAAVRAGACAYLMKPCAPQELLLTLEQAMRQVRLHGEKRELARRAQMTEKLAAVGTMTAGLSHEIRNPLNAAALQLSVLERRLRKLPDGQQGPLLEPLLLVRDEIRRLDHILEDFLQFARPREFRPGSVDVRALVRRVVDLLSGQAEARKVALETAPLEQTLPPVAGEEERLRQVLLNLCLNALEATPAGGRVTVSAGHDETGHVWLTVDDAGPGVPPEVRDRIFEPFFTTKAQGSGLGLSIVHAIVTQHGGTLEVGSAPGGGARFILRLPVAR, from the coding sequence ATGAGCGAGCCTGGCCCCAAGCCGCCGCCCACCATCCTCGTGGTGGATGACAACGCGGCCTTCCTCGACAACCTGCACGAGCTGCTGGGCGATGCGGGCTACGCCGTGCGCGGCGCCTCCAGTTGCCGGGCCGCCCGCGAATGCGCGGCGGAGGGCTTCGACGTGGCGCTGGTGGACCTGCGCCTGCCGGACGGGGACGGCACCGCGCTGGCGGCGGAGCTGAAGGAGGGCTCGCCCGACTCGGAGGTGGTGCTGCTCACCGGCTTCGCCACGCTGGAGACGGCGGTGGCGGCGGTGCGCGCGGGCGCGTGCGCCTACCTCATGAAGCCGTGCGCGCCGCAGGAGCTGCTGCTGACGCTGGAGCAGGCCATGCGGCAGGTGCGGCTGCACGGCGAGAAGCGCGAGCTGGCCCGGCGCGCGCAGATGACGGAGAAGCTGGCAGCGGTGGGGACGATGACGGCGGGCCTGTCCCACGAAATCCGCAACCCGCTGAACGCGGCGGCGCTGCAGTTGTCCGTGCTGGAGCGCCGCTTGCGGAAGCTGCCGGACGGCCAGCAGGGCCCGCTGCTGGAGCCGCTCCTGCTGGTGCGCGACGAAATCCGCCGGCTGGACCACATCCTGGAGGACTTCCTCCAGTTCGCGAGGCCCCGCGAGTTCCGCCCCGGCTCGGTGGACGTGCGCGCGTTGGTGCGGCGCGTGGTGGACCTGCTCAGCGGTCAGGCCGAGGCGCGCAAGGTGGCGCTGGAGACCGCCCCGCTGGAGCAGACGCTGCCGCCGGTGGCGGGCGAGGAGGAGCGGCTGCGGCAGGTGCTCCTCAACCTGTGCCTCAACGCGCTGGAGGCGACGCCCGCGGGCGGCAGGGTGACGGTGTCCGCGGGCCACGACGAGACGGGCCACGTCTGGCTCACCGTGGACGACGCGGGCCCCGGTGTCCCGCCCGAGGTGCGAGATCGCATCTTCGAGCCCTTCTTCACCACGAAGGCGCAGGGCTCGGGGCTTGGGCTCTCCATCGTCCATGCCATCGTCACGCAGCATGGCGGCACGCTGGAGGTGGGCTCGGCGCCCGGCGGTGGCGCCCGCTTCATCCTCCGGCTGCCGGTGGCGCGGTAG
- a CDS encoding epoxide hydrolase family protein, translating into MSPFTIAISDSELADLRARLKATRFPAAVEGVGWDDGTDAELLRQLVTHWAERFDWRTAEQRLNAIPQFIEEIDGERVHFVHAPGQGETRIPIVLANGWPSNFVEFLPLIPLLTAERNGVSFDVIIPSLQGFGFSGRPTKKGMNMSRMGHLWAELMTRLGYEKFLVACSDLGSGVCFSLVRNHPGRLMGAHYLNVFSGYPRPEAPTPEEVDYFRRVDLWTFTQGAYVRLHGTKPQTLAVGLNDSPAGLASWIIEKFHSGSRLQDGRLESVYSLDDLCTLLSVYWFTQTIGSSVRLYKEAFADQELLMPMPRHDVKHGVLVPADVDNPAPRAWGERHLQNLVHWTEAGQAGHFPALEAPEHYAADIRAFFGTMR; encoded by the coding sequence ATGAGCCCTTTCACCATTGCCATTTCCGATTCCGAGCTCGCCGACCTTCGGGCGCGGCTGAAGGCAACTCGCTTCCCCGCAGCGGTCGAAGGCGTCGGCTGGGACGATGGCACCGATGCCGAGCTGCTCAGGCAGTTGGTCACCCACTGGGCGGAGCGGTTCGACTGGCGCACCGCCGAGCAGCGCCTCAACGCGATTCCGCAATTCATCGAGGAGATCGATGGCGAGCGGGTTCATTTCGTTCATGCGCCGGGTCAGGGCGAAACCCGCATTCCCATCGTCCTTGCCAATGGCTGGCCATCGAACTTCGTCGAGTTCCTGCCGCTCATTCCGCTGCTCACCGCCGAGCGAAACGGGGTGTCGTTCGACGTCATCATTCCCTCGCTGCAGGGCTTCGGCTTCTCGGGCCGGCCGACGAAGAAGGGCATGAACATGAGTCGCATGGGTCATCTCTGGGCCGAGCTGATGACCCGGCTGGGCTACGAGAAGTTCCTCGTTGCGTGCTCGGACCTGGGCTCCGGGGTCTGCTTCAGCCTGGTCCGCAACCATCCCGGCCGTCTCATGGGTGCGCACTACCTCAACGTCTTTTCGGGGTACCCGCGGCCGGAGGCGCCGACGCCCGAGGAAGTGGACTACTTCCGGCGCGTCGATCTGTGGACCTTCACGCAGGGCGCCTACGTCAGGCTTCACGGAACCAAGCCGCAGACGCTCGCCGTCGGCCTCAACGATTCACCTGCGGGCCTGGCGTCGTGGATCATCGAGAAGTTTCACAGCGGGAGCCGGCTGCAGGACGGCCGCCTCGAGTCAGTCTATTCGCTCGACGACCTCTGCACCCTGCTGTCGGTCTACTGGTTCACCCAGACGATTGGTTCATCGGTTCGGCTGTACAAAGAGGCCTTCGCCGATCAGGAGCTGCTGATGCCGATGCCCCGCCACGACGTGAAGCATGGCGTGCTGGTGCCCGCCGACGTCGACAATCCCGCGCCGCGCGCCTGGGGCGAACGGCACTTGCAGAACCTTGTCCACTGGACCGAGGCGGGGCAGGCCGGGCACTTCCCAGCACTCGAGGCTCCGGAGCACTACGCGGCCGATATCCGGGCGTTCTTTGGCACCATGAGGTGA
- a CDS encoding BlaI/MecI/CopY family transcriptional regulator, with protein MTPALPQPTRAELAILRVLWKLGPCTVRQVHESLRDTQDKDTGYTTVLKLLQNMTEKGIVQRDESERTHVYEAALSEKRTQRDLLRDLMDRAFGGSATTVVAQALSMKRASAEELAEIRKLLDEHERRGK; from the coding sequence ATGACCCCCGCGCTGCCGCAACCCACGCGTGCCGAGCTGGCCATCCTGCGAGTCCTCTGGAAGTTGGGGCCCTGCACGGTGCGACAGGTGCACGAGTCGCTCCGTGACACGCAGGACAAGGACACGGGCTACACCACCGTCCTCAAGCTCCTCCAGAACATGACGGAGAAGGGCATCGTCCAGCGCGACGAGAGCGAGCGCACCCACGTCTATGAGGCCGCCCTCAGCGAGAAGCGCACCCAGCGCGACCTGCTCCGCGACCTCATGGACCGGGCCTTCGGCGGCTCGGCGACCACCGTGGTGGCGCAGGCGCTGTCCATGAAGCGCGCCTCCGCCGAGGAGCTGGCGGAGATCCGGAAGCTGCTGGACGAGCACGAGCGGCGGGGGAAGTGA
- a CDS encoding helix-turn-helix transcriptional regulator: MDKTERLFAVMDALRRHRRPVTAAALAKEQDVSVRTLYRDVRTLIGLGAPIVGEAGVGYMLKPGFFLPPLMFTAEELEALVLGSRWVEAQPDAGLAGAARNALGKIATASPDDLRDRMKDTGLWPILMRGGSASVPVLGLVRRAIREEKALLIVYADGKGQPSQRDIWPVQLAFHEGKQIVAAWCCLRQAFRNFRVDRITAASATEARYGRQRSVLAREWREEWERLYPDWGQPPS; the protein is encoded by the coding sequence ATGGACAAGACCGAACGCCTCTTTGCTGTCATGGACGCACTTCGCCGGCACCGCCGCCCCGTCACTGCGGCGGCTCTGGCCAAGGAACAGGATGTTTCCGTGCGCACGCTCTATCGCGACGTGCGGACGCTCATCGGTCTTGGCGCGCCCATCGTTGGCGAGGCGGGCGTGGGCTATATGCTGAAGCCGGGCTTCTTCCTGCCGCCGCTGATGTTCACGGCCGAGGAACTCGAGGCGCTGGTGCTCGGCTCCCGCTGGGTCGAGGCCCAGCCGGATGCCGGCCTTGCCGGGGCGGCGCGCAATGCGCTTGGCAAGATCGCCACCGCCTCGCCCGACGATCTGCGCGACCGAATGAAGGACACCGGGCTCTGGCCCATCCTGATGCGCGGCGGGTCTGCGTCCGTCCCGGTGCTCGGCCTCGTGCGCCGGGCCATTCGCGAAGAGAAGGCGCTCCTCATCGTGTATGCCGACGGGAAGGGCCAGCCGAGCCAGCGCGACATCTGGCCGGTGCAGCTCGCGTTTCACGAGGGCAAACAGATCGTTGCCGCCTGGTGCTGCTTGCGCCAGGCCTTCCGCAATTTCCGCGTAGACCGCATCACCGCAGCCTCGGCGACCGAGGCCCGCTACGGCCGCCAGCGGTCCGTGCTCGCGCGGGAATGGCGGGAAGAATGGGAACGCCTGTATCCCGACTGGGGGCAGCCACCTTCTTGA
- a CDS encoding M56 family metallopeptidase, translating into MDALRTLSQQPVFLALEQALLGFLWQGAAVALVVAAAMALLPERASRARYATACLGLLTMAALPILSFFFTLAEASRSIVSAGPIAGAPASSLSANVTFTVTTTPGPLGDSTWLEVLRPWLLPVWCCGVLLLSSRTLLAWGMTLRLSRRSTVEAASPWQHALQKALVRMRMSGPVRLLASASIDVPMVIGLWRPLILVPASAMTGLSASQLEAILAHELAHILRHDYLVNLLQSLVETLLFYHPAVWWLSHLIREEREHCADDLAVQCCGDAYLYARALAHIEQLRVMPSPQPALGAAGGSLLARVRRLLVVSESHVQRRPWRLASGFGAAGLIALLGVSQLPETANAEPPPSPKPSNTLSQRESARGHAATAPMQRPLVAPAFIPPPAPALAPTPARAARPSARALPREERAPVVKERTPRTAPLLIPDTRAIARTELPRVPYSLDAEPSEPVLPGSPVTEDSTEAFAVIVAPPAEKSMPAVLELGPGVTPPRFVSGERFHYNSLTYGIRSAVASFPKGSVVARCTITTDGSVTDCKPLQGLGGLEENVIRTLSTWRYEPALFNGKPVAVHYVFDIVFSTQPGGARLEPVGKQMASVDMSRFRSAADEHSCMVCGRFATDGRVLFRSGAAF; encoded by the coding sequence ATGGACGCACTGCGCACGCTGTCGCAGCAGCCCGTCTTCCTCGCCCTGGAGCAGGCCCTGCTCGGCTTCCTCTGGCAGGGCGCCGCCGTGGCCCTCGTCGTCGCGGCGGCCATGGCCCTCCTCCCCGAGCGCGCCTCCCGCGCCCGCTACGCCACGGCATGCCTCGGCCTGCTGACCATGGCCGCACTGCCCATCCTCTCCTTCTTCTTCACCTTGGCCGAGGCCTCGCGCTCCATCGTCAGTGCAGGCCCCATCGCGGGCGCCCCGGCATCCTCCCTCTCCGCCAACGTCACCTTCACGGTGACGACGACGCCGGGTCCGCTGGGTGACTCGACGTGGCTGGAGGTGCTGCGACCCTGGCTGCTGCCGGTGTGGTGCTGCGGCGTGCTGCTGCTCTCCTCCCGCACCCTGCTGGCCTGGGGCATGACGCTGCGTCTGTCACGCCGCTCCACCGTCGAGGCCGCCAGTCCCTGGCAGCACGCACTCCAGAAGGCCCTGGTGCGCATGCGCATGTCCGGGCCCGTGCGCCTGCTGGCCTCCGCTTCCATCGACGTGCCCATGGTCATCGGCCTGTGGCGGCCCCTCATCCTCGTCCCCGCCAGCGCCATGACGGGCCTGAGTGCCTCCCAGCTCGAAGCCATCCTCGCCCACGAGCTGGCCCACATCCTCCGTCACGACTACCTCGTCAACCTCCTGCAGTCCCTCGTCGAAACCCTCCTCTTCTACCACCCCGCCGTCTGGTGGCTGTCCCACCTCATCCGCGAGGAGCGCGAGCACTGCGCCGATGACCTCGCCGTCCAGTGCTGCGGCGACGCCTACCTCTACGCCCGCGCGCTGGCCCACATCGAGCAGCTTCGCGTCATGCCCTCGCCTCAGCCCGCCCTGGGGGCCGCGGGTGGCTCGCTGCTGGCTCGCGTCCGCCGCCTCCTCGTCGTCTCCGAGTCCCATGTCCAGCGCCGCCCCTGGCGCCTGGCCTCCGGCTTCGGCGCGGCGGGACTCATCGCCCTGCTCGGTGTGTCGCAACTGCCGGAGACGGCGAACGCGGAGCCGCCTCCCAGCCCCAAGCCGTCAAACACCTTGTCCCAGAGGGAGAGCGCGCGCGGCCACGCGGCGACGGCTCCGATGCAGCGGCCCCTGGTGGCTCCCGCCTTCATCCCGCCCCCGGCTCCGGCTCTGGCTCCGACTCCGGCCCGCGCGGCGCGCCCGAGCGCACGGGCCCTGCCGAGGGAGGAGCGCGCGCCCGTCGTGAAGGAGCGCACGCCGCGCACCGCGCCACTGCTCATCCCCGACACGCGGGCCATTGCCCGCACGGAACTGCCGCGCGTCCCGTACTCGCTGGACGCCGAGCCCTCCGAGCCCGTGCTGCCAGGCTCGCCCGTGACGGAGGACTCGACGGAGGCCTTCGCCGTCATCGTCGCGCCCCCGGCCGAGAAGTCCATGCCCGCCGTCCTCGAGCTCGGGCCTGGCGTCACCCCGCCCCGCTTCGTCTCCGGCGAGCGCTTCCATTACAACAGCCTCACGTACGGCATCCGCTCCGCGGTGGCGTCCTTCCCCAAGGGCTCGGTGGTCGCCCGCTGCACCATCACCACTGACGGCAGCGTCACCGACTGCAAGCCGCTCCAGGGCCTGGGCGGCCTGGAGGAGAACGTCATCCGCACGCTGTCCACGTGGCGCTACGAGCCCGCCCTCTTCAACGGGAAGCCGGTGGCCGTGCACTACGTCTTCGACATCGTGTTCAGCACCCAGCCGGGTGGAGCCCGCCTGGAGCCCGTCGGCAAGCAGATGGCGAGCGTGGACATGTCCCGGTTCCGGAGCGCGGCGGATGAGCACTCCTGCATGGTCTGCGGGCGGTTCGCCACCGACGGGCGCGTCCTCTTCCGGTCCGGCGCCGCCTTCTGA
- a CDS encoding sigma-54-dependent transcriptional regulator translates to MSPQRILVVDDEANARRAIATILQEEGYEVAEAANGAEALARITEFSPAVVLTDVRMPQMDGLTLLKTAREQGSDSTFVMMTAFASVETAVEAMKSGADNFLLKPLDADQVLVILGKALEKRSLRQEAEALRDQVRSRVKRFHDIIGESPPLQGIYDVVRRAAGTRATVLILGESGTGKELIAQALHQESPRKDKPFIRVHCAALSENLLESELFGHEKGSFTGALARKEGRFELADGGTLFLDEIGEISPSVQVKLLRVLQSREFERVGGTQTLKVDVRIVAATHRDLVAEVKAGRFREDLYYRLNVVSVTLPSLRERKSDIPALVNHFLEKYGESYGKEVRGLAPGTLQALLSHDWPGNIRELENAIERAVVLAQGQELTTDDLPPVLRGPRPAGTSAGALIPGATLAAIEREAILRTLEMVQGSTSRAAEVLGISVRKIQYRLKEYGLQGGAPLKAVADEDEDLAAES, encoded by the coding sequence ATGTCCCCACAGCGAATCCTGGTCGTCGACGATGAGGCCAATGCCCGCCGGGCGATTGCCACCATCCTCCAAGAGGAGGGCTACGAGGTCGCCGAGGCCGCCAACGGCGCCGAGGCCCTGGCCCGCATCACCGAGTTCTCCCCCGCGGTGGTGCTCACCGACGTGCGCATGCCGCAGATGGACGGCCTGACGCTGCTGAAGACGGCTCGAGAGCAGGGCAGCGACTCCACCTTCGTGATGATGACGGCCTTCGCCAGCGTGGAGACCGCCGTCGAGGCGATGAAGTCCGGCGCGGACAACTTCCTGCTCAAGCCGCTGGACGCGGACCAGGTGCTGGTCATCCTGGGCAAGGCGCTGGAGAAGCGCAGCCTGCGGCAGGAGGCGGAGGCGCTGCGAGACCAGGTCCGCTCGCGGGTGAAGCGCTTCCACGACATCATCGGCGAGTCGCCGCCGCTCCAGGGCATCTACGACGTGGTCCGCCGGGCGGCGGGCACGCGCGCCACGGTGCTCATCCTGGGCGAGTCCGGCACCGGCAAGGAATTGATTGCCCAGGCGCTGCACCAGGAGTCTCCACGCAAGGACAAGCCCTTCATCCGCGTGCACTGCGCGGCGCTGTCGGAGAACCTGCTGGAGAGCGAGCTGTTCGGCCACGAGAAGGGCTCGTTCACCGGCGCGCTGGCGCGCAAGGAGGGCCGCTTCGAGCTGGCCGACGGCGGCACGCTCTTCCTGGACGAGATTGGCGAAATCTCCCCCTCCGTCCAGGTGAAGCTCCTGCGCGTGCTGCAGTCGCGCGAGTTCGAGCGCGTGGGCGGCACGCAGACGCTGAAGGTGGACGTGCGCATCGTCGCGGCCACGCACAGGGACCTCGTCGCGGAGGTGAAGGCGGGCCGGTTCCGCGAGGACCTCTACTACCGGCTCAACGTGGTGAGCGTGACACTGCCGTCCCTGCGCGAGCGCAAGAGCGACATCCCCGCGCTGGTGAACCACTTCCTGGAGAAGTACGGCGAGTCGTACGGCAAGGAGGTGCGCGGCCTGGCGCCGGGCACGCTCCAGGCGCTCCTGTCCCATGACTGGCCGGGCAACATCCGCGAATTGGAGAACGCGATTGAGCGCGCGGTGGTGCTGGCGCAGGGCCAGGAATTGACGACGGACGACCTGCCCCCCGTGCTGCGCGGGCCGCGCCCCGCCGGCACCTCGGCGGGCGCACTCATCCCCGGCGCCACGCTGGCGGCGATTGAGCGCGAGGCCATCCTCCGCACGCTGGAGATGGTGCAGGGCTCCACGTCGCGCGCGGCCGAGGTGCTGGGCATCAGCGTGCGGAAGATTCAGTACCGCCTCAAGGAGTATGGCCTGCAGGGCGGCGCCCCGCTGAAGGCCGTGGCCGACGAGGACGAGGACCTGGCCGCGGAGTCGTAG
- a CDS encoding OsmC family protein, with the protein MTSVTITEYETRLFWQGERSAVLTSDRAPPLPIGRPLTEPGLGDAGQWGPEALLVGAVEGRTLLAFLDRARAANVQVLFYQSSAMARVVGTPGEQPHFTDLIVRPHVAVPTEEAAEAARLIFSELPAHCFPSSIIQLTPRIEPVVETWNVHRGITHEARATSSASAAAS; encoded by the coding sequence ATGACGTCCGTGACCATCACTGAGTACGAGACGCGCCTCTTCTGGCAAGGGGAGCGCAGCGCCGTCCTGACGAGCGACCGGGCGCCTCCCCTGCCCATCGGCCGGCCGCTGACGGAGCCCGGCCTGGGAGACGCGGGCCAGTGGGGCCCGGAGGCCCTGCTGGTGGGCGCGGTGGAGGGGCGCACGCTGCTGGCCTTCCTGGACCGGGCGCGCGCGGCGAACGTACAGGTGCTCTTCTACCAGAGCTCCGCCATGGCCCGCGTGGTGGGCACCCCGGGCGAGCAGCCCCACTTCACGGACCTCATCGTCCGCCCGCACGTCGCCGTCCCCACCGAGGAGGCCGCGGAGGCGGCGCGCCTCATCTTCTCCGAGCTGCCCGCGCACTGCTTCCCCAGCTCCATCATCCAGCTCACGCCGCGCATCGAGCCCGTGGTGGAGACGTGGAACGTCCACCGTGGCATCACCCATGAGGCGCGTGCGACATCCTCCGCGAGCGCTGCTGCTTCCTGA